In one window of Rathayibacter caricis DSM 15933 DNA:
- a CDS encoding MmcQ/YjbR family DNA-binding protein encodes MDPDALEQLLTDLPGAEPGFPFGPGTRVWKVGGKVFALESELRGRACISVKALPENVVHLVAGVDGVDPGYHLNKTHWVTVDLARVDPGLAAELVQESHAIIVAKLPRRVRLSLDGTSSGSLSEDG; translated from the coding sequence GTGGATCCCGACGCGCTCGAGCAGCTGCTGACCGACCTCCCCGGCGCGGAGCCCGGCTTCCCGTTCGGCCCCGGCACGCGGGTGTGGAAGGTCGGCGGCAAGGTGTTCGCGCTCGAGTCCGAGCTGCGCGGTCGCGCCTGCATCAGCGTGAAGGCGCTGCCCGAGAACGTGGTGCACCTCGTCGCGGGGGTCGACGGCGTGGATCCGGGGTACCACCTCAACAAGACGCACTGGGTCACGGTCGACCTCGCCCGCGTCGATCCGGGCCTGGCCGCCGAGCTGGTGCAGGAGTCGCACGCGATCATCGTCGCGAAGCTGCCGCGCCGCGTCCGGCTGTCCCTCGACGGCACGTCGAGCGGCTCGCTGTCCGAGGACGGCTGA
- a CDS encoding MFS transporter — protein MPDSPAPSSPSPAAAPRSALGRAAGRYSRAFAVPGSLAFSSSGWFGRFPKGSLAIGVLVLVTEVSGSYALGGAVSGTLTLSLAAAGPVWSRVMDRWGQRRALALSLPVLVAASLGLVAAVLLGAPVWSWFALAVLAGLAVIDIGSAVRSRWSAATSDPGLRHTAYSVESVADEAAFVVAPPVVTLLASLVHPAAGVLVGLAIGVIGSGSLLAQVRTQPPLAVRSPGGRAVPVRLPAALIGVVAVFATIGGVFGSFNVAAIATAEAAGADAASGLLLSVYSIGSVLTGVVVGAAHLPGSPLSRFVVAGVAFGVVVPVLVFSSSLPVLAVLAFLAGLATSPLLITGSSLVETISPRARLTEALAWPPTGLAIGVTAGSSLSGLAVESLGPQSGFTVTAASAALGALLTLATAASLRRR, from the coding sequence ATGCCTGACTCCCCGGCACCCTCCTCCCCGAGCCCTGCGGCCGCGCCGCGATCGGCGCTCGGACGCGCCGCCGGACGGTACTCCCGCGCGTTCGCGGTGCCCGGATCGCTCGCGTTCTCCTCCTCGGGCTGGTTCGGACGGTTCCCCAAGGGCAGCCTCGCGATCGGCGTGCTGGTGCTCGTCACCGAGGTCTCGGGCAGCTACGCGCTCGGCGGAGCCGTCTCGGGCACGCTGACGCTCTCGCTGGCCGCCGCGGGGCCGGTCTGGTCGCGGGTGATGGACCGCTGGGGCCAGCGGCGCGCCCTCGCCCTGTCGCTCCCGGTGCTCGTCGCGGCGTCGCTCGGACTCGTCGCCGCCGTACTGCTCGGCGCGCCCGTCTGGAGCTGGTTCGCCCTGGCGGTACTCGCCGGACTCGCCGTGATCGACATCGGCTCGGCCGTGCGCTCGCGCTGGAGCGCCGCGACCTCGGACCCCGGGCTGCGGCACACCGCCTACTCGGTCGAATCGGTGGCCGACGAGGCGGCGTTCGTCGTCGCTCCGCCGGTCGTGACCCTGCTCGCCTCCCTCGTGCATCCGGCGGCGGGCGTGCTCGTGGGCCTCGCGATCGGAGTGATCGGGAGCGGCTCGCTGCTCGCGCAGGTGCGGACGCAGCCCCCGCTCGCGGTGCGCTCCCCCGGAGGCAGGGCGGTGCCCGTGCGCCTGCCCGCGGCACTGATCGGGGTGGTCGCCGTGTTCGCGACGATCGGAGGCGTCTTCGGCTCGTTCAACGTGGCCGCGATCGCGACGGCGGAGGCCGCCGGCGCGGATGCCGCGTCGGGCCTCCTGCTGTCGGTCTACAGCATCGGCAGCGTGCTGACCGGAGTCGTCGTCGGCGCCGCGCACCTGCCCGGCAGCCCGCTCTCGCGCTTCGTCGTCGCGGGTGTCGCGTTCGGCGTCGTCGTGCCCGTGCTGGTCTTCTCGAGCTCCCTGCCCGTCCTCGCCGTGCTCGCGTTCCTCGCGGGCCTCGCGACCTCCCCGCTCCTCATCACCGGCTCGAGCCTCGTCGAGACGATCTCCCCCCGCGCCCGCCTCACCGAGGCCCTCGCCTGGCCCCCCACCGGCCTCGCGATCGGGGTGACCGCCGGCTCCTCCCTCAGCGGCCTCGCCGTCGAGTCCCTCGGCCCCCAGTCCGGCTTCACCGTCACCGCCGCCTCCGCCGCTCTCGGCGCCCTCCTGACCCTGGCCACCGCCGCGTCCCTCCGCCGCCGCTGA
- a CDS encoding DUF3151 domain-containing protein: protein MNGENLLGPEPTLLPEDPAVTAALAKHATPGAVEFAALAAAHPRSPLAWALLADSVWGIDAALPSYAYARVGYHRGLDLLRTAGWRGQGPIPWRHGPNRGFLLALYALRRAAESIGETDEVQRLTTFLQQADPAAIPEIERYHEDALPPTAAIVILGED, encoded by the coding sequence ATGAACGGCGAGAACCTGCTGGGCCCCGAACCGACCCTCCTCCCCGAGGACCCCGCGGTCACCGCGGCCCTCGCGAAGCACGCGACCCCGGGAGCCGTCGAATTCGCCGCCCTCGCCGCCGCCCACCCGCGCTCCCCGCTGGCCTGGGCACTCCTCGCCGACAGCGTCTGGGGCATCGACGCGGCCCTGCCGTCCTACGCCTACGCCCGCGTCGGCTACCACCGCGGCCTCGACCTCCTCCGCACCGCCGGCTGGCGCGGACAAGGCCCCATCCCCTGGCGCCACGGCCCCAACCGCGGCTTCCTCCTCGCTCTCTACGCCCTCCGCCGCGCCGCCGAATCGATCGGCGAGACCGACGAGGTTCAGCGCCTCACCACCTTCCTCCAGCAGGCCGACCCGGCCGCCATCCCCGAGATCGAGCGGTACCACGAGGACGCGCTCCCCCCCACCGCCGCCATAGTCATCCTCGGCGAGGACTGA
- a CDS encoding TetR/AcrR family transcriptional regulator, producing the protein MTTSRAPRRDAAENRAAILLAARTLLRTDADASLEAIASEAGVTRRTVYGHFSSREELLTTVFREGAARIAAVLAPVRHEDPASELALIGSRMWREVESIRVPARSALRSPFAELVSETFEPVRAQLRETASRGIASGRFRPDLDAGRLARLVEDAAIAVLDEATDSDLGDAAAERLIMIDVLAIAGFGWADADALAERVAAEEARS; encoded by the coding sequence GTGACCACGAGCAGAGCACCCCGGCGCGACGCCGCCGAGAACCGCGCCGCGATCCTCCTCGCCGCGCGGACCCTCCTCCGCACCGACGCCGACGCCTCGCTCGAGGCGATCGCGAGCGAGGCGGGAGTGACGCGCCGCACCGTCTACGGCCACTTCTCCTCTCGCGAGGAGCTCCTCACCACCGTGTTCCGCGAGGGGGCCGCGCGCATCGCCGCGGTCCTCGCTCCCGTGCGGCACGAGGACCCGGCCTCCGAGCTCGCCCTGATCGGCTCGCGGATGTGGCGCGAGGTCGAGTCGATCCGCGTCCCCGCCCGCTCCGCCCTGCGCTCCCCCTTCGCCGAGCTGGTCTCCGAGACGTTCGAGCCCGTGCGCGCGCAGCTGCGCGAGACCGCGTCCCGCGGCATCGCCTCCGGCCGCTTCCGCCCCGATCTCGACGCCGGCCGCCTGGCGAGGCTCGTCGAGGACGCCGCGATCGCGGTGCTCGACGAGGCCACTGACTCGGATCTCGGCGACGCGGCGGCCGAGCGCCTGATAATGATCGACGTCCTCGCGATCGCGGGCTTCGGCTGGGCCGACGCCGACGCGCTCGCCGAGCGGGTCGCCGCCGAGGAGGCCCGCTCGTGA
- a CDS encoding YhgE/Pip domain-containing protein, whose protein sequence is MRVPQMIQAELRRLTATPMARLALIALMLVPILYGGLYLWANQDPYAKLPDVPVALVVDDAGTTADDGTATNTGDEVADQLLEDHAFDWHRVSSTEAASGVDDGTYDFSVTLPADFSAALASSGSDAPYRASVVLTTNDATSYLASTIGEQAAKTLRASIVEKVDEEATAQFLVGLATIRGDLSTAVDGGSQLVDGATTLSSGAASAQDGAGTLADGAARLADGASSLADGTAQVAGGVQQLADGSGTLDTGLQQLRGATADLPAQTATLAEGAAQVAAGDSALAAQADAVGAASQKVADSVPVIRGDIEASLQESGLDPARIAEVLALLDPLGDDTLAANAQAQGQVALIDRLAGGATQVATGAQALADATPALTAGIASAADGSSQLTSGAATAAAGAQSAAAGAATLRDGASSLRDGSTALRDGLGDLITGLGDLTTGATTLRDGLEDGVVAIPDRSAEQQAAQASAIADPVAVDQTEVASAGTYGAGLAPFFASLAGWIGIYALFLIVKPVSRRAITALHSPLRITLAGWLTPGLLGVVQMAGLFAIISLALGFDVASPLGVYGVMALASLTFAAVILALNVWLGSVGQFLGLVLMVVQLVTAGGTFPWQTLPGPLAALHHVLPMGFATDAVRQLMYGGDGGAALHDSLVLLCWLVGGLALAAIGVVRMTRFRTLRDLQPSLIG, encoded by the coding sequence ATCCGCGTCCCCCAGATGATCCAGGCGGAGCTGCGCCGCCTCACCGCCACCCCGATGGCCCGCCTCGCGCTGATCGCGCTGATGCTCGTGCCGATCCTCTACGGAGGCCTGTACCTCTGGGCCAACCAGGACCCGTACGCGAAGCTGCCCGACGTCCCGGTGGCCCTGGTCGTCGACGACGCCGGCACGACCGCCGACGACGGCACCGCCACGAACACAGGTGACGAGGTCGCCGACCAGCTCCTCGAGGACCACGCGTTCGACTGGCACCGCGTCTCGTCGACCGAGGCCGCCTCCGGAGTCGACGACGGCACCTACGACTTCAGCGTCACCCTGCCTGCGGACTTCTCGGCCGCCCTCGCCTCGAGCGGCAGCGACGCGCCCTACCGCGCCAGCGTCGTCCTCACCACCAACGACGCCACGAGCTACCTCGCGAGCACCATCGGCGAGCAGGCCGCGAAGACGCTGCGCGCCTCCATCGTCGAGAAGGTCGACGAGGAGGCGACCGCCCAGTTCCTCGTGGGCCTCGCGACGATCCGCGGCGATCTCTCGACGGCGGTCGACGGCGGCTCGCAGCTCGTCGACGGCGCGACGACCCTCTCGAGCGGAGCCGCCTCCGCGCAGGACGGCGCGGGCACCCTCGCCGACGGGGCCGCCCGACTCGCCGACGGAGCCTCCTCCCTCGCCGACGGCACCGCACAGGTCGCCGGCGGAGTGCAGCAGCTCGCCGACGGGAGCGGCACGCTCGACACCGGCCTGCAGCAGCTGCGCGGCGCCACCGCCGACCTGCCCGCGCAGACCGCGACCCTCGCCGAGGGCGCCGCCCAGGTCGCCGCGGGCGACTCCGCCCTCGCGGCGCAGGCCGACGCCGTGGGCGCCGCCTCCCAGAAGGTGGCCGACAGCGTCCCCGTGATCCGCGGCGACATCGAGGCGAGCCTGCAGGAATCTGGACTGGATCCCGCGCGCATCGCGGAGGTGCTCGCTCTGCTGGATCCGCTCGGCGACGACACTCTTGCTGCGAACGCCCAGGCGCAGGGCCAGGTCGCGCTGATCGACCGGCTCGCCGGAGGAGCGACGCAGGTCGCGACCGGCGCGCAGGCCCTCGCCGACGCGACTCCGGCCCTCACCGCGGGCATCGCGAGCGCGGCCGACGGCTCGTCGCAGCTGACGAGCGGAGCCGCCACCGCCGCCGCCGGGGCGCAGTCCGCCGCGGCCGGGGCCGCGACCCTCCGAGACGGCGCCTCCTCCCTCCGCGACGGCTCGACGGCCCTGCGCGACGGACTCGGCGACCTCATCACCGGGCTCGGCGACCTCACCACCGGCGCCACCACGCTCCGTGACGGCCTCGAGGACGGCGTGGTCGCGATCCCCGACCGTTCGGCCGAGCAGCAGGCGGCGCAGGCCTCCGCCATCGCCGATCCGGTGGCCGTCGACCAGACCGAGGTCGCCTCGGCCGGCACGTACGGCGCCGGACTCGCCCCGTTCTTCGCGAGCCTCGCCGGCTGGATCGGCATCTACGCCCTGTTCCTGATCGTGAAGCCGGTCTCGCGCCGCGCGATCACCGCGCTGCACTCGCCCCTCCGGATCACCCTCGCCGGCTGGCTGACTCCGGGCCTGCTCGGAGTGGTCCAGATGGCCGGGCTGTTCGCGATCATCTCGCTCGCCCTCGGCTTCGACGTCGCCTCGCCGCTCGGCGTCTACGGAGTGATGGCCCTCGCCTCGCTGACGTTCGCCGCGGTGATCCTGGCCCTCAACGTCTGGCTGGGCAGCGTCGGACAGTTCCTCGGCCTCGTGCTGATGGTCGTGCAGCTCGTGACTGCGGGCGGCACGTTCCCCTGGCAGACACTCCCCGGGCCGCTCGCCGCGCTGCACCACGTGCTGCCGATGGGCTTCGCCACCGACGCCGTGCGGCAGCTGATGTACGGCGGCGACGGCGGCGCGGCGCTGCACGACTCCCTCGTGCTGCTCTGCTGGCTGGTCGGCGGTCTGGCCCTCGCGGCGATCGGAGTGGTCCGCATGACGCGGTTCCGCACCCTGCGCGATCTGCAGCCGTCCCTGATCGGGTGA
- a CDS encoding HAD-IIA family hydrolase, giving the protein MAAHRGEVEAWLTDMDGVLVHENKALPGAPELIQEWTDAGVPFLVLTNNSIFTPRDLAARLRASGLHVPEERIWTSALATADFCASQMPGGSAFVIGEAGITTALHEAGFIMTETSPDYVVVGETRNYSFEAITKAIRLIIGGARFIVTNPDATGPSSEGVMPATGAIAALITKATGKDPYVVGKPNPMMFRSAMNKIGAHSENTGMIGDRMDTDIVAGIEAGLHTVLVMTGISDAAEIERYPFRPDEVLSGVHELLSGEPLESEFPPDVVV; this is encoded by the coding sequence ATGGCAGCACATCGCGGCGAGGTCGAGGCCTGGCTCACCGACATGGACGGCGTGCTCGTGCACGAGAACAAGGCGCTCCCCGGCGCGCCCGAGCTGATCCAGGAGTGGACCGACGCGGGCGTGCCGTTCCTCGTGCTCACCAACAACTCGATCTTCACTCCGCGCGACCTGGCCGCACGCCTGCGCGCCTCGGGGCTGCACGTGCCGGAGGAGCGCATCTGGACGAGCGCGCTCGCCACCGCCGACTTCTGCGCCTCGCAGATGCCCGGCGGCAGTGCGTTCGTGATCGGGGAGGCGGGCATCACGACCGCGCTCCACGAGGCCGGCTTCATCATGACCGAGACCTCCCCCGACTACGTCGTGGTGGGCGAGACCCGCAACTACAGCTTCGAGGCCATCACGAAGGCGATCCGCCTGATCATCGGCGGGGCCCGGTTCATCGTGACGAACCCGGACGCCACGGGGCCGAGCTCCGAGGGCGTCATGCCCGCGACGGGAGCGATCGCCGCGCTGATCACCAAGGCCACCGGCAAGGACCCGTACGTCGTCGGCAAGCCGAACCCGATGATGTTCCGCTCGGCGATGAACAAGATCGGCGCGCACAGCGAGAACACCGGCATGATCGGCGACCGGATGGACACCGACATCGTCGCCGGCATCGAGGCGGGCCTGCACACGGTGCTCGTGATGACCGGGATCAGCGACGCCGCCGAGATCGAGCGCTACCCGTTCCGCCCCGACGAGGTACTCAGCGGCGTGCACGAGCTGCTGTCGGGCGAGCCCCTCGAGTCGGAGTTCCCGCCGGACGTCGTGGTCTGA
- a CDS encoding TrmH family RNA methyltransferase, giving the protein MVDENERPAETGPAPSVEATTNGVGPWIGEPPEDERLDPELLAHGDARNVIDRFRYWRMDAIVAELDRSRHPFHVAVENWQHDMNIGSIVRSANAFGARGVHIVGRRRWNKRGAMVTDRYQHVQHHETVAELVEWARAEGLPLIAIDNVPGCVPIETFALPERCVLLFGQEGPGLSDEAIAASEAVLEISQFGSTRSINASAAAAVAMHAWVLQHVRF; this is encoded by the coding sequence ATCGTGGACGAGAACGAGAGGCCAGCCGAGACCGGCCCCGCGCCCTCCGTCGAGGCGACGACCAACGGTGTGGGCCCGTGGATCGGCGAGCCGCCCGAGGACGAGCGGCTCGATCCGGAGCTGCTCGCGCACGGCGACGCCCGCAACGTGATCGACCGCTTCCGCTACTGGCGGATGGACGCGATCGTCGCCGAGCTCGACCGCTCCCGCCACCCGTTCCACGTGGCCGTCGAGAACTGGCAGCACGACATGAACATCGGCTCGATCGTGCGCAGCGCCAACGCGTTCGGAGCCCGCGGGGTCCACATCGTGGGTCGACGCCGCTGGAACAAGCGCGGCGCGATGGTGACCGACCGCTACCAGCACGTGCAGCACCACGAGACGGTCGCCGAGCTCGTCGAGTGGGCGCGGGCGGAGGGACTGCCGCTGATCGCGATCGACAACGTGCCCGGCTGCGTCCCGATCGAGACCTTCGCGCTGCCCGAGCGCTGCGTCCTGCTCTTCGGTCAGGAGGGGCCGGGCCTGTCGGACGAGGCGATCGCCGCCTCCGAGGCCGTGCTCGAGATCTCGCAGTTCGGCTCGACGCGCTCGATCAACGCGTCGGCGGCCGCGGCGGTCGCGATGCACGCCTGGGTGCTGCAGCACGTCCGCTTCTGA
- the pyrE gene encoding orotate phosphoribosyltransferase, with protein sequence MNDARQQLIEYIGSDAVFHGDFTLTSGKKASYYVDLRRVSLDHRVAPLIGQVMLDLIAPIERVDAVGGLTMGADPIASAILHQGAARGLAYDAFVVRKEPKDHGRGRQVEGPDLEGKRVVVVEDTSTTGGSPLKAIEALLKVGAEIAGVAVVVDRATGAREIIEDAGYPYFAAIGLADLGLS encoded by the coding sequence GTGAACGACGCACGCCAGCAGCTCATCGAGTACATCGGCTCCGACGCCGTCTTCCACGGGGACTTCACCCTGACGAGCGGCAAGAAGGCGAGCTACTACGTCGACCTCCGCCGGGTCAGCCTCGACCACCGGGTCGCCCCGCTGATCGGGCAGGTCATGCTCGACCTCATCGCGCCGATCGAGCGCGTCGACGCCGTCGGCGGACTGACCATGGGCGCCGATCCCATCGCGTCGGCGATCCTGCACCAGGGCGCCGCCCGCGGGCTCGCCTACGACGCGTTCGTCGTGCGCAAGGAGCCGAAGGACCACGGCCGCGGCCGGCAGGTCGAGGGCCCCGACCTCGAGGGCAAGCGCGTCGTCGTCGTCGAGGACACCTCCACCACCGGCGGCTCGCCGCTGAAGGCCATCGAGGCGCTGCTGAAGGTGGGCGCCGAGATCGCCGGAGTCGCCGTCGTCGTCGATCGCGCGACGGGTGCGCGCGAGATCATCGAGGACGCCGGCTACCCGTACTTCGCCGCGATCGGGCTGGCCGACCTCGGGCTGAGCTGA
- a CDS encoding ABC transporter ATP-binding protein, whose product MARVRDAVEEQPAEPESLAPEYEPGEADGGMFGDGPPARKAQHFWPSAKRLFSLLGPEKARMIVVVALVSASVVLTVIAPKILGQAMDTIFNGVIGSQLPAGVPLEQIIEQQRASGNGTFADMLSKTDIVPGQGIDFVVLGRLIIIVLLMYVVASVLMWAQGFLLNGLVMRVVYGLRQDIEAKLNRLPLRYFDTRQRGDVMSRVTNDVDNIQTALQQAFSQLVQSVLTIIGIAAMMFIVSWQLALIALISLPLSGVIAGVIGARSQKLFAAQWKNTGALNGHIEESFSGLEIVRAFGRDREMLEEFDRRNDDLYTASFGAQFVSGMIMPAMTFVSYLSYVLIAVVGGLRVASGQLTLGDATAFIQYSREFTQPVTQLASMANMLQSGVASAERTFELLDADEQDAETVTDSLPERTDGHVEFQDVSFSYDPEQPLIEGLSFSAQPGQTVAIVGPTGAGKTTLVNLVMRFYELTGGRILLDGVDITRLARGDLRSRVGMVLQDAWLFEGTIRENIRYGRLDATDDEIADAARATMVDRFVQQLPDGYDTVLDADGGSVSAGERQLITIARAFLANPSLLILDEATSSVDTRTELLVQHAMAALRTDRTSFVIAHRLSTIRDADTILVMEAGRIVEQGAHDELLRRRGAYYELYMTQFRGGSDEQTGATSPAGLPGGVETAP is encoded by the coding sequence ATGGCGCGCGTCCGCGACGCAGTGGAGGAGCAGCCGGCCGAGCCGGAGTCGCTCGCACCCGAGTACGAGCCCGGCGAGGCCGACGGCGGCATGTTCGGCGACGGGCCGCCCGCCCGCAAGGCCCAGCACTTCTGGCCCTCCGCGAAGCGGCTCTTCAGCCTGCTCGGCCCCGAGAAGGCCCGGATGATCGTGGTCGTCGCGCTGGTCTCGGCGTCGGTCGTCCTCACCGTGATCGCGCCCAAGATCCTCGGCCAGGCGATGGACACGATCTTCAACGGCGTGATCGGGTCGCAGCTGCCCGCCGGAGTGCCGCTCGAGCAGATCATCGAGCAGCAGCGGGCCTCGGGCAACGGCACCTTCGCCGACATGCTCTCCAAGACCGACATCGTGCCCGGGCAGGGCATCGACTTCGTCGTGCTCGGCCGGCTCATCATCATCGTGCTGCTGATGTACGTGGTCGCCTCCGTCCTCATGTGGGCGCAGGGCTTCCTCCTCAACGGGCTCGTGATGCGCGTCGTCTATGGCCTGCGCCAGGACATCGAGGCCAAGCTCAACCGCCTGCCGCTGCGCTACTTCGACACCCGGCAGCGCGGCGACGTGATGTCGCGCGTCACGAACGACGTCGACAACATCCAGACGGCGCTCCAGCAGGCCTTCTCGCAGCTCGTGCAGTCGGTGCTGACGATCATCGGCATCGCGGCGATGATGTTCATCGTCTCGTGGCAGCTCGCGCTGATCGCCCTGATCTCGCTCCCGCTGTCCGGCGTCATCGCGGGAGTCATCGGCGCGCGCTCGCAGAAGCTGTTCGCCGCGCAGTGGAAGAACACCGGCGCACTGAACGGCCACATCGAGGAGTCGTTCTCGGGCCTCGAGATCGTCCGCGCCTTCGGCCGCGACCGCGAGATGCTCGAGGAGTTCGACCGGCGCAACGACGACCTCTACACGGCCTCGTTCGGCGCCCAGTTCGTGTCGGGCATGATCATGCCCGCGATGACCTTCGTGTCCTACCTGTCCTACGTCCTCATCGCGGTCGTCGGCGGGCTCCGGGTGGCGTCGGGGCAGCTGACCCTCGGAGACGCGACCGCGTTCATCCAGTACTCGCGCGAGTTCACCCAGCCGGTGACCCAGCTGGCGAGCATGGCCAACATGCTGCAGTCGGGCGTCGCCTCGGCCGAGCGCACCTTCGAGCTGCTCGACGCCGACGAGCAGGACGCCGAGACCGTCACCGATTCGCTCCCCGAGCGCACCGACGGCCACGTCGAGTTCCAGGACGTCTCGTTCTCGTACGACCCGGAGCAGCCGCTGATCGAGGGGCTCTCGTTCTCGGCGCAGCCCGGTCAGACCGTCGCCATCGTCGGTCCGACCGGCGCGGGCAAGACCACCCTCGTGAACCTCGTGATGCGCTTCTACGAGCTCACCGGCGGGCGGATCCTGCTCGACGGCGTCGACATCACCCGCCTCGCCCGCGGCGACCTGCGTTCGCGGGTCGGCATGGTCCTCCAGGACGCGTGGCTCTTCGAGGGCACCATCCGCGAGAACATCCGCTACGGCCGGCTCGACGCCACCGACGACGAGATCGCCGACGCGGCCCGCGCGACGATGGTCGACCGCTTCGTGCAGCAGCTGCCCGACGGCTACGACACCGTGCTCGACGCCGACGGCGGCAGCGTCTCGGCCGGAGAGCGCCAGCTGATCACGATCGCGCGCGCGTTCCTCGCGAACCCGTCGCTCCTGATCCTCGACGAGGCGACCTCCTCGGTCGACACCCGCACCGAGCTGCTGGTGCAGCACGCGATGGCGGCGCTGCGCACCGACCGCACGTCGTTCGTCATCGCGCACCGGCTGTCGACCATCCGCGACGCCGACACGATCCTCGTGATGGAGGCGGGGCGCATCGTCGAGCAGGGCGCTCACGACGAGCTCCTGCGCCGCCGCGGCGCCTACTACGAGCTCTACATGACCCAGTTCCGCGGAGGGAGCGACGAGCAGACGGGGGCGACCTCGCCCGCGGGCCTCCCCGGAGGCGTCGAGACCGCCCCGTAG
- a CDS encoding ABC transporter ATP-binding protein, protein MILLRLASSYAKPYSRWIAAVVVLQLISTLAALYLPSLNAEIIDQGIGTGDTDFIWSTGVTMLGVCLVQVVTAIGGVYFGARTAMAVGRDLRRDVYRRVDSLSGLEVGRFGTATLITRGTNDVQQVQMLVLMTLNFMVSTPIMCIGGIVFALREDVGLSWLVWVSVPVLFVVVGVLVFLLLPLFRLMQDRIDGINGVLREQITGIRVVRAFVREPFESERYRRANAAITEVSIKVGNIFVLMFPAIMMILHLATAAVLWFGGQRVDAGQMQIGSLTAFLQYLLQILTAVMMGVFMVMMIPRAVVCAERIDEVLTTRTSLTTPEGGADAPTSGRVEFDGVVFGYPGAERPVLSGVDLVAEPGRTTAIVGSTGAGKTTLLGLVPRLFDPQEGSVTIDGVPVSSLDRAQLARVIGLVPQRPYLFSGTIASNLRFGRPEATDAELWEALRIAQGEDFVRSKEHGLDEPVSQGGTNVSGGQRQRLCIARALVARPRVYLFDDSFSALDVATDARLRESLAAATTDATVIIVAQRVSTIRHADQIVVLDAGRVVGRGTHDDLFETNATYREIVESQLSTEGVA, encoded by the coding sequence GTGATCCTGCTCCGACTCGCGTCGTCCTACGCGAAGCCCTACTCCCGCTGGATCGCGGCGGTCGTCGTGCTGCAGCTGATCTCGACGCTCGCGGCGCTGTACCTGCCGAGCCTCAACGCGGAGATCATCGACCAGGGCATCGGCACCGGCGACACCGACTTCATCTGGTCGACCGGCGTGACCATGCTGGGCGTCTGCCTCGTCCAGGTCGTCACCGCGATCGGGGGCGTCTACTTCGGCGCTCGCACCGCCATGGCGGTCGGGCGCGACCTGCGCCGCGACGTGTACCGCCGCGTCGACTCCCTCAGCGGGCTCGAGGTCGGCCGATTCGGCACGGCCACCCTCATCACCCGCGGCACGAACGACGTGCAGCAGGTGCAGATGCTCGTGCTGATGACCCTCAACTTCATGGTCTCGACCCCGATCATGTGCATCGGAGGCATCGTCTTCGCGCTGCGCGAGGACGTCGGCCTCTCGTGGCTGGTCTGGGTCTCGGTGCCGGTGCTGTTCGTCGTCGTCGGCGTGCTGGTCTTCCTCCTCCTGCCGCTGTTCCGCCTCATGCAGGACCGCATCGACGGCATCAACGGGGTGCTGCGCGAGCAGATCACGGGCATCCGCGTCGTGCGCGCCTTCGTGCGGGAGCCGTTCGAGTCCGAGCGCTACCGCCGCGCGAACGCCGCGATCACCGAGGTGTCGATCAAGGTCGGCAACATCTTCGTGCTGATGTTCCCGGCGATCATGATGATCCTGCACCTGGCTACCGCCGCCGTGCTCTGGTTCGGCGGGCAGCGCGTCGACGCGGGTCAGATGCAGATCGGCTCGCTGACCGCCTTCCTGCAGTACCTCCTGCAGATCCTCACCGCGGTGATGATGGGCGTCTTCATGGTCATGATGATCCCGCGCGCGGTGGTCTGCGCCGAGCGGATCGACGAGGTGCTGACCACGCGCACCAGCCTGACCACGCCCGAGGGCGGCGCCGACGCGCCCACCTCCGGCCGGGTCGAGTTCGACGGCGTCGTCTTCGGCTACCCCGGCGCCGAGCGGCCGGTGCTGTCGGGCGTCGATCTCGTCGCGGAGCCGGGTCGCACGACCGCCATCGTCGGCTCGACCGGTGCCGGCAAGACCACGCTGCTGGGCCTCGTGCCGCGCCTGTTCGACCCGCAGGAGGGGTCGGTCACGATCGACGGAGTGCCGGTCTCCTCCCTCGACCGCGCCCAGCTCGCCCGGGTCATCGGCCTCGTGCCCCAGCGCCCGTACCTCTTCTCGGGCACGATCGCCTCGAACCTCCGCTTCGGGCGGCCCGAGGCCACCGACGCCGAGCTCTGGGAGGCCCTGCGCATCGCCCAGGGCGAGGACTTCGTCCGCAGCAAGGAGCACGGTCTCGACGAGCCGGTCTCGCAGGGCGGCACGAACGTCTCGGGCGGTCAGCGGCAGCGGCTCTGCATCGCGCGGGCTCTCGTCGCCCGGCCCCGCGTCTACCTCTTCGACGACTCGTTCTCGGCGCTCGACGTCGCGACCGATGCGCGACTGCGCGAGTCCCTCGCCGCGGCGACCACCGACGCGACCGTGATCATCGTCGCGCAGCGCGTGTCGACCATCCGGCACGCCGACCAGATCGTCGTGCTCGACGCCGGTCGCGTGGTCGGCCGCGGCACCCACGACGACCTCTTCGAGACGAACGCGACCTACCGCGAGATCGTCGAATCGCAGCTGAGCACCGAAGGGGTGGCCTGA